TCTGGCTTTAGATTCCATCCAAAAGGTGCGCAATATCTCTATGGTGTCACTCCAGATTTGGCAAGCTTTGGAAAAGCAATGGCAAATGGTTTTTCCATCTCTGCTCTTACAGGCAAAAAGGAAATTATGGAGCGAGGAGGGATTGATCATCCTTATGAAAGAGTTTTCTTGCTCTCTACAACTTATGGCGGAGAAACTCACCATCTTCGCGCTGCTCAAAAAACTCTTCAACTTCTCTTACAAGATGACTATGCGATCACAAAACACATTTGGCAAACAGGCAAAACGATCAAAGAGGCTTACAACCAAATCGCTAGAGAACTTGGCATCTCAGACTTTACAAAAGCTGAAGGAATTGATTGTCGTCCGTATTTTTCTTTTACAAACACTCTTGGCGAACAAGATCCTTTTTTAAGAACGCTCTTTATGCAGGAAATGATCAAATCAGGAGTCCTTCTGCAAGTCATTATCCCTTCTTATTCTCATCGTGATTCAGAGATCTCTCAAACCATTGAGGGATTTGAAAAATCTCTCAAAGTCATTGCCCAAGCAATTGAAAAAGGAAATACAAAAGAGCTTCTAGTCGGCAATGAAACAAAACCCGTTTTTAGGAAATACAACTAATGGAAGTTATTTTTCGCAACGAAAATGAAGCAAGATTCTGTGCTCTTTATGATGAATTTTTCAAAACCTTTCATTTATCTACAATCTATCATCTCAATACCATTCATTATTATCAGCTGATTGCTAAACCCTTGCTTGATAAGAGCTTTGTTATTCTTGAAAATGGAAAATGTATAGGAATTTGCTATTGCCCCATTTATACGACACCAAAAGGCAATACAATTTCTAACAATGGTCACTTTCTTCCAATTCCAATTACGCTGACCCCAAAAGCAGAAGCTTTGGCCTTTCATCTCTTAGATGAGATTGCCAAACAATACTCATGTCAATACATCAAGTGTTATCTAGATGCACAACAACATCTAAAGTATGAAGGGGGGGGGGACTAATGATTTCATGTAAAGATTTAACTATTTTGCAAAAATACGGCTATATAAACTGCTCCTCGATAGATAATGTTGTTTTTTTAAAAACCTCACAAGAAGAACTCTGGAGACAACTTCGCAAAAGTTATAAGCCACTTATTAATTCCTTTTTAAAAAATCCAGATTTTAAAGTAGAAATCTATGATGCAAACAATCCATCTTATGAGATGCACCAAACATATGTAGAATACCACCATCTATGTTCTAGGCGAAAAACTCGTAGTGATGAGAGTTTTGAGATCCAATACGATTTTTTACTAGAAGGTTTTACATCTCTTTTTGTTCTTAGATATCAAGCCGAACCAATTGGTTGTTGTTATTTTTTTCATAACAATTCAAGCGTTTTTTATCATAGCGGGTCTGACCTTCCAAAATATGAAGGAAGCAAAATTCCCATCTATCATATTATTCTCTATCATGCCTTTTTGCACTTCTCTCAAATGGGCTACACAACGATCTGTCTCAGTCAGCCTGCAAATTTTTTAGAAATACAAGGATTTTTAGACTATTGCGATCAAAAACAAATCAACATTGCACACTTTAAACGTGGGATGGGAGGGCAAGCTGTCCCCCTCATGCGAGGGATCAAATATTTCAATCACAACCATCTCAAAGAAGAGATTCAAAACTTTTATTCGGAGATTAAATGATGAAATTAGATGTTTTTATCGAAGGCGAAACAATTGATCTATGCATTCCCACTTTAGAATTTGCTGAAAAGTCTGATTGGTACAAATGGTTCAATCACCCTCATACAACTCAGTTCTTAGAGCATGGAGTTTTTCCCAACACCAAAGAAAAACAAATTGCTTTCTTCAAGCAAGCGATAGAAGAAAGACTGCTCTTCATTATCACCAACAAAGAGCATGAAGCAATCGGATCAACAAGTCTTATGGATATCAATTACAAAACAAGATCGGCTGGTCTTGGTGTCGTAATAGGAAGCTTCTTTAGAAAAAATCCTCTGGAAGCTTTAGAAGCTGTTGCACGCATCACCGAACATGCTTTTGTCAAGCTTGGAATGGAGCGTATAGAAGCTGGACAACACATCAAACTCATTCCTTGGTCTCACCGCATGAGTTTGATTGGCTACCGCTTGGAAGGGATCTTCAAAAATTCCTTTATCAAAGGAATTGAAAAAGCTGATACAATCAGGATCACTGCCCACTTGTCTGATTATCAAAAGATCATTGCATCTAGGGGGGGGTATATGGGACTCCCAAAAAAATATGCTTGAGCGTATCAAAAAACTTCCCAAAAAGCCAATTCATAAAGAATTGCAAGACTTTTTTGCAAGCCACGAAAGCTATTATGATTCGATTTTTACATCTTAAATAAGGAGAAAAGATGCTTTTACAAGATAAAGTAGTTGTTATCACTGGGGGAGCAGGTCTAATCGGACAGTCCATTTCTAAAGTAATAGTTGAAAATGGAGGAAAAGTCATCATCGCTGATATTGCCCAAGAGCTTGGTCAAAAGATACGATCTCAAATCGATCCTTCAGGAGAAAATAGCCTATTTGTCAAAATGGATATTATCTCACAATCAAGCATTGCTCAAGCGATTCAAAAGATACACGATCAATTTGGTAGAATTGATGCTCTTGTCAATAATGCATATCCTAGAACCGCTTCTTGGGGGAAAAATAATTTTTATAATTTTGATTTTGATGATTTTTGCGAGAATCTAAAACTTCAGCTTGGAGGATATGTGCTTACAAGCCAGCAATTTGCACTTTATTTCAAGAATCAAGGATTTGGAAATATCATCTCAATGTCTTCTATTATGGGAGTTTATGCACCAAAATTTGAAAATTATGAAGGGACAGATATGGATAGCGTCGTTGATTACTCCATCATCAAGTCAGGCATCAATCATATGACAAAATGGATGGCAAAATATCTTGCCAATACAGGCATTAGAGTCAATGCAATCGCTCCTGGAGGAATTTACAATAAAACCTCTCCTCAGCCACAAAGTTTTTTAAAAAAATATCGCCAATGTTGCACTAGCAAAGGCATGATGGACCCCGAAGATCTCAATGGAACCCTACTCTATCTTTTGAGCGATATGAGTTTATGTGTCAATGGACAAATTTTAGTTGTAGATGATGGATGGGGTCTGTGAAAAAAAACATTATCCTTCTAGATCGTGATGGAAATATGCTTGAGTATATCCTCAAGCATACAACTCACCATCTTGTTGTTTTAGTCTGCGAAATGCATGAAAAAGTCACTTCCCTATGCAAAGAATATAATGAACGCATTGGGCACGTTATCGACTATGAGCGATTACTTGATATTCAGCATGTCGAAAGTATTGATTATCAAATCATTGCAAAAATGAAATATGCACAAATTGATATTGAAACAATGCTACATCGCATCATGCTTGATAACCCTCTGGCAAAAGATATCTACCATCAGCATCTTTCTTTTTTTATTGAAATCTTTAGAAATAACCAAATTGATCTCATGATTTCTGCGGAAGCAAATCTTACTTCCCCCAATCACCATATTCCCTTTTCACTCTGCACATTTTTAGGCATTCCTTGCTATTCCATGGAGGGCTATCACTATCACGCCATCGCCTTATTAAATCACAACTCCCCACAACAATTCTCATGTATTCCCTATACTCCTAGCACGACTTGTGCAAAGGCAGAAGAAATCATCTTTTACAAACTCGAAACTTCTATCACTCCTGAGAAAAAAAATCTCAAGCGACTCATCAAGGATTTGGTATCAAAATGTGGGGGAGAGATGCTGTCTCAATTCTGTGTTTGTCTTTCAAAGCTCAACTTTCAGCAAGACCGCCTTGGTATTACTTATTCGTATTGGGACAAACTCTATTACTTCTGGAAATACAAGCAACTCAAAAGATTCTATCAAAAGCACTCAATTCATCCAAATTTACAAGAAAAATATATTTACTACAGCGTTCATTTTGAGCCTGAAGCTGCCATCATTGGAAAAACTCTTTTGGAGTCACAAATCACTATCATCAAAATGCTTTCAAAAGCTCTTCCAAAGGGCTGGAAGCTCTATGTCAAAGAACACCCACATCAATTTATTCTCAACAATGAGATCATGCACTACTTTATCAACAATCTCGCTTTTTTTAAAAATACAAATTTTTATCGCGAAATTATGAAGCTAGAAAATGTCACGATGGTATCTTTAGATATCTCTTCAAAAGATCTTATGCAAAATGCACAAGCTGTAGCTACTCTAGGAGGAACAATCAGTCTAGAATCTGCATTTTATAATGTTCCTGCCATTCTCTTTAATCCTCTTCCGACTGTGTATGCTCACCTAGAGCACACCTTGCATGTCCAATCATATGAAGACCTCAAAGAAGTGATTCAAAAAATCCAAGACTTTCCGTTGAAAGACCAAAAAATCAATATCGATAAAATCAACTCATACCTTGCTGATCCTAGAGATTCTAATTTCTATCGCAATCTCTTTAAGACGATTGAAGATCATTCCAAAACCATCAAGCCCACAGGAGAGACTCTTTGAAACCCGCTCTAGCTCCCATTGTTTTGTTTGTCTACAATCGCCCCAATCACACTCGGCAAGTCATAGATGCACTACTAGAAAATCCCCCTGCAAAAGAAAGCGAACTTTTCATCTATTCTGATGGGCACAAAGATGAAGCGACAGCACAAAGTGTGCAGGAGGTGCGTGATTATATTCACACCATTCAGGGCTTTAAAAATATCACAATCATCGAGCGAGAAACAAATTGGGGATTGGCAGATTCTATCATTGATGGTGTCACAACAATCATCAATCAATATGAAAAAATTATTGTGCTTGAGGATGATTTGCTTGTCTCTCCTTGCTTTCTTGAGTTTATGAATACCTATCTTGAGCTTTACAAGGATGACCAACAGGTTGCTTGCATTAGTGCTTTCAACTTTCCCATTCATTATCCTCAAGAGATGCATGAAGATGTGTTTTTTATCAAAGGTGCGGATTGCTGGACTTGGGCCACTTGGAAAAGAGCTTGGGAACACTTCGAAAAAGACGGACAGAAATTACTAGCACAAATCACAAGCAAAAACCTTCAAAAAGATTTTGATATCAATGGCTCCTATCCCTATCTCAAAATGCTCAAAGATCAAATCAAGGGCAAAAATCATTCTTGGGCAATCCGCTGGTATGCTTCTGCCTTTTTGGCAAATATGTTGTGCCTTTACCCTAAATACTCTCTTGTAGAAAATATTGGTTATGATGGCACACATTTTAAGAACGAAAAATCATCAAGTTTTTTTGGAACTAAAAATGACATTAAAACCTCTTGCAATAAGATTCTGCCCGAAGAAAATCCGATGGCCAAACACTTGCTATCCAAATATCTCAAAAATCACACCTGTATTTTTTCAAAAATCAAAAGAAAAATTTTCGGAATCTTTAGATGAAAAATCTCATCAAGTCTTTATGTCCCCCGCTTATATTCAAACTCACCAAACGCTACCTCAAGCAAGACATTCGCTGGGTAGGCAATTACCCCACCTTTCAAGAGGCTCAAACACAATGTAGTGGATATGATCCCGATATTTATCTCAATCAGCTCATTAAAGCAGTCCAAATCACTCAGAATGATCCTACAAAATGTGAGCGCGATAGCATTATCTTAGACCAAGTGACCTATCCCTACCCTCTTTTAAATAGTCTCTTTGCATTGGCGATGAAATTTCGCTCCCAAAATCTCTCCATAATAGATTTTGGAGGAAGCCTAGGAAGTTTATACTTTCAAAACAAAAAATTTCTCTCATTATTGCCTCACTTCACTTGGCACATCCTTGAGCAAGAAAAAATCATTCAAGCAGGAAAAACACTCTTTGAAAATCAACAATTATTTTTCCATCAAGACATTCAAGAGTTACAAAACAAACTCCCTCCAAAGAGCACAAAATTTCTGTTCCTCTCAGGTGTCTTACAATATCTTGAGATGCCATATCAAACTCTCGATTCTCTCATTAAATCTTTTGAATTTGATGCAATTCTTATCGATCGGACCTCATTTTCCACCAACAATACACATCAGATCACAATCCAAAAAGTTCCCTCGACAATTTACTCAGCCCAATACCCTTGCCACCTTTTTTCCAAGCAAGAATTGCTCGCAAGCCTAACAAGTGCTGGTTATCAACTTCTTGATGAGTTTTATAGCTATTGCGATACCTCAACAAATCAAATTGATTTTCTAGGCTTTTCACTCTACAAGGAGAAAACATGTTCAAAAGACTAAAGCAAATCTATAAAAAAGAGCAGTTCCGCCCCTCATTGCTATCTATTTTCCTCAATCCTTTTTACTTTGCAAGGAAAGAATAATGCATTATTATTGCACACTCTTTGATTCTAATTACCTGACGAGAGGACTTGCAATGCTTGAGAGTCTCACGCAGCACTCTCAAAATTTTCATCTCTATATTGTGGCTTTTGATGAAATCGCTTATCAAGTTCTAACCTCCATCTCCCATCCCTGCACGACAATTATCTCCATGCAGGATTTCCAAGATCAAGAACTTCTTGCCATCAAACCCACACGCACAAGAGGAGAGTATTGCTGGACCTGCACCCCTTCTGTCATCCTCTATTGCATTGAGACTTTTTCTCTTCCTCACTGCACTTATCTTGATGCTGATTTGTATTTTTTTTCTGATCCTTCTATCCTAGTTAATGAGATGCAAGATAAATCTATCCTTATCACCTCTCATCGCTACACTCCATGCTACAACCAAGAAAAAACAAGCGGAATCTACTGCGTGCAGTTTATGACTTTTTGTGCTGACAAAAATGGAATGGAAGCCCTACATTGGTGGAGACATCAATGTATCCAATGGTGTTTTGCGCGATTTGAAGATGGAAAATTTGGAGATCAAAAATATCTTGATGATTGGCCAAAACGCTTTAGGGGCGTGCATATTTTAGAGAATTTAGGTGGCGGGCTAGCTCCTTGGAATATTCAACAATTTGTAGATATTGCACCCATTTTCTATCATTTTCACCACCTTAAATTTATCGGGGAAGATAAAGTTGATCTTGGTCCCTATACACTTCCTCAAACGATTATAAAGACAATCTACACTCCCTATATTCGGCACCTACTTTCCTTAAGAGAAAGATTTCCCAATCAAAATTTTGATGCTCGATCTATCCCCCCCATCACTTGGAAAACGCCCCTAAGGTTCATCAAGAGAAAAATCAAAAAAAGCTATAATGTTTTTCAAAATATAGATTTCTGAGGCTTTTATGGCACAACTAATTCATATACAAACAATCACTGATTCTAGAGGCTCACTAAGCGTGATCGAAAAAATTCTTCCCTTTGAAATCAAAAGGGTCTTTTATATTTATAATGTCTCCTCAAATCGTGGAGGACATGCTCATCACAAGACAAAACTAGCAATGATCTGTCTTGGAGGATCATGCAAGATTCTCATTAACTCTTATGGAGAAAAATCCACTTTTACACTTCAAAACCCAAATGAGTGTCTCTTGCTTGAACCCCATGAGTGGCATTTG
The DNA window shown above is from Helicobacter kayseriensis and carries:
- a CDS encoding GNAT family N-acetyltransferase gives rise to the protein MKLDVFIEGETIDLCIPTLEFAEKSDWYKWFNHPHTTQFLEHGVFPNTKEKQIAFFKQAIEERLLFIITNKEHEAIGSTSLMDINYKTRSAGLGVVIGSFFRKNPLEALEAVARITEHAFVKLGMERIEAGQHIKLIPWSHRMSLIGYRLEGIFKNSFIKGIEKADTIRITAHLSDYQKIIASRGGYMGLPKKYA
- a CDS encoding oxidoreductase, which translates into the protein MLLQDKVVVITGGAGLIGQSISKVIVENGGKVIIADIAQELGQKIRSQIDPSGENSLFVKMDIISQSSIAQAIQKIHDQFGRIDALVNNAYPRTASWGKNNFYNFDFDDFCENLKLQLGGYVLTSQQFALYFKNQGFGNIISMSSIMGVYAPKFENYEGTDMDSVVDYSIIKSGINHMTKWMAKYLANTGIRVNAIAPGGIYNKTSPQPQSFLKKYRQCCTSKGMMDPEDLNGTLLYLLSDMSLCVNGQILVVDDGWGL
- a CDS encoding glycosyltransferase; the encoded protein is MKPALAPIVLFVYNRPNHTRQVIDALLENPPAKESELFIYSDGHKDEATAQSVQEVRDYIHTIQGFKNITIIERETNWGLADSIIDGVTTIINQYEKIIVLEDDLLVSPCFLEFMNTYLELYKDDQQVACISAFNFPIHYPQEMHEDVFFIKGADCWTWATWKRAWEHFEKDGQKLLAQITSKNLQKDFDINGSYPYLKMLKDQIKGKNHSWAIRWYASAFLANMLCLYPKYSLVENIGYDGTHFKNEKSSSFFGTKNDIKTSCNKILPEENPMAKHLLSKYLKNHTCIFSKIKRKIFGIFR
- a CDS encoding methyltransferase, TIGR04325 family; protein product: MKNLIKSLCPPLIFKLTKRYLKQDIRWVGNYPTFQEAQTQCSGYDPDIYLNQLIKAVQITQNDPTKCERDSIILDQVTYPYPLLNSLFALAMKFRSQNLSIIDFGGSLGSLYFQNKKFLSLLPHFTWHILEQEKIIQAGKTLFENQQLFFHQDIQELQNKLPPKSTKFLFLSGVLQYLEMPYQTLDSLIKSFEFDAILIDRTSFSTNNTHQITIQKVPSTIYSAQYPCHLFSKQELLASLTSAGYQLLDEFYSYCDTSTNQIDFLGFSLYKEKTCSKD
- a CDS encoding sugar 3,4-ketoisomerase; protein product: MAQLIHIQTITDSRGSLSVIEKILPFEIKRVFYIYNVSSNRGGHAHHKTKLAMICLGGSCKILINSYGEKSTFTLQNPNECLLLEPHEWHLMQDFSPNATLLVLASETYDPNDYIYEEPHSND